A genome region from Deltaproteobacteria bacterium includes the following:
- a CDS encoding DEAD/DEAH box helicase — translation MSFEEFGLRPEILRAVAEKNYTIPTPIQEKAIPLVLAGKDLIGCAQTGTGKTAAFALPILHRLQGIPWKGTGRRPIRVLVLTPTRELASQIAESFGAYGKHTALKHAIVFGGVNQGPQAAALRRGIDILVATPGRLLDLMSQGLVQLRTVDTFVLDEADRMLDMGFIHDIRRVIDQLPAKRQTLFFSATMPREIQGLADTILRDPVRVAVTPVATPAEAVEQRVHYVEKSEKIKLLKHLLDGPAIKNALVFTRTKHGADAVTKQLERYQVRAESIHGNKSQNAREKALASFKRGVTRVLVATDIAARGLDIVDLSHVVNFDLPNEPESYVHRIGRTGRAGASGIALSFCSFEERPFLADIERLIHKHLPVAEDPSYRSGYGAGTPTDLDPRHAHGAAALSQVHPGMPSHQGKHDASNTRPDGRPGRSRRESKWTPGFGAGKAAPRHAEHRRAEW, via the coding sequence ATGTCGTTTGAAGAGTTCGGGCTCCGACCCGAGATCCTCCGCGCCGTAGCGGAGAAGAACTACACCATCCCGACCCCCATCCAGGAGAAGGCGATCCCCCTCGTGCTCGCGGGGAAGGACCTGATCGGTTGCGCCCAGACCGGCACCGGGAAGACGGCCGCCTTCGCGCTCCCGATCCTCCACCGCCTCCAGGGGATTCCTTGGAAAGGGACCGGTCGGCGCCCCATCCGCGTCCTCGTGCTGACGCCGACGCGGGAGCTGGCCTCCCAGATCGCGGAGAGCTTCGGTGCGTACGGCAAGCACACGGCCCTCAAGCACGCCATCGTCTTCGGCGGCGTCAACCAGGGCCCGCAGGCGGCGGCTCTCCGGCGGGGGATCGACATCCTCGTCGCCACGCCCGGACGGCTCCTCGACCTGATGTCGCAGGGACTCGTGCAGCTGCGGACCGTCGATACCTTCGTCCTCGACGAGGCCGACCGGATGCTCGACATGGGCTTCATTCACGACATCCGGCGGGTCATCGACCAGCTGCCCGCGAAGCGGCAGACCCTCTTCTTCTCGGCCACGATGCCGAGGGAAATCCAGGGGCTCGCCGACACCATCCTCCGCGACCCGGTCCGGGTGGCCGTCACCCCCGTGGCGACTCCCGCCGAGGCCGTGGAGCAGCGGGTCCACTATGTGGAGAAATCCGAAAAAATCAAGCTCCTCAAGCACCTTCTGGACGGCCCCGCCATCAAGAACGCGCTGGTCTTCACGCGCACAAAGCACGGCGCCGACGCGGTCACCAAACAACTCGAGCGCTACCAGGTCCGGGCCGAGTCGATCCACGGCAACAAGTCGCAAAACGCCCGCGAGAAGGCGCTGGCGAGCTTCAAGCGGGGCGTGACGAGAGTGCTCGTGGCGACGGACATCGCCGCCCGGGGCCTCGACATCGTCGACCTGTCGCACGTGGTAAACTTCGACCTCCCGAACGAGCCGGAAAGCTACGTTCACCGGATCGGACGCACGGGCCGGGCCGGCGCCTCCGGGATCGCCCTGTCGTTCTGCTCCTTCGAGGAGCGCCCCTTCCTCGCCGACATCGAACGGCTCATCCACAAACATCTCCCGGTGGCGGAGGATCCGTCGTACCGCTCCGGGTACGGCGCCGGGACACCGACGGACCTCGACCCGCGGCACGCGCACGGCGCGGCGGCGCTCTCCCAGGTCCACCCCGGCATGCCGTCCCATCAGGGCAAGCACGACGCCTCCAACACGCGTCCCGACGGCCGCCCGGGCCGCTCGCGCCGCGAATCGAAGTGGACTCCGGGGTTCGGAGCCGGCAAAGCGGCCCCCCGCCACGCGGAGCACCGCCGCGCGGAGTGGTAA